One part of the Aurantibacillus circumpalustris genome encodes these proteins:
- a CDS encoding sensor protein KdpD, translating to MEETRKSAQEFLDLIKKSRRGKFKIYIGMSAGVGKTFRMLQEARALLKNGIDVKIGYIETHNRKETHALLEGLPVIPRRKLFYKGKELEEMDVQAVINLRPEVVIVDELAHTNIEGSKNEKRWQDVMEILEAGINVISALNIQHIESLNEEVKKITSIEVKERVPDKVIALADEVVNIDLTADELIARLKEGKIYQEEKIEAALKNFFKAEHILQLRELALKEVASQVERKVETEVTTPNSIKHERFLACISSNEKTAKTVIRKTARLANYYHSKWYVLYVQTPKESADKIALDKQRHLINNFKLATELGAEIIKIESSSVSKAIIDQASDRKITTICVGKPHLNLLKIILSTNIFNELLKKLSANNIDLVILS from the coding sequence ATGGAAGAAACGCGAAAATCAGCGCAGGAGTTTCTTGACCTCATTAAGAAGTCAAGACGTGGTAAATTCAAAATTTACATCGGCATGAGTGCGGGCGTTGGTAAGACCTTTCGCATGTTACAGGAAGCGCGTGCTTTGTTGAAAAATGGGATTGATGTAAAAATCGGCTACATTGAAACACATAACAGGAAGGAAACACACGCTTTGCTGGAAGGCTTGCCAGTTATTCCGCGAAGAAAATTGTTTTATAAAGGGAAAGAGTTAGAAGAAATGGATGTTCAGGCTGTAATTAACTTACGGCCTGAAGTTGTTATTGTTGACGAACTTGCTCATACCAATATTGAAGGAAGCAAAAACGAAAAGCGTTGGCAAGATGTAATGGAAATTCTGGAAGCTGGCATTAATGTTATAAGTGCTTTGAACATACAGCATATCGAGAGCTTAAACGAAGAGGTAAAAAAAATAACCAGCATAGAAGTTAAAGAGCGAGTACCTGATAAAGTGATCGCTTTGGCAGATGAAGTTGTAAATATTGATTTAACTGCCGACGAATTAATAGCCCGACTGAAAGAAGGAAAAATTTATCAGGAGGAAAAAATAGAGGCGGCTCTAAAGAACTTCTTCAAAGCAGAACATATTTTACAATTGCGCGAGCTTGCTTTAAAAGAAGTTGCTTCGCAGGTCGAACGCAAAGTAGAAACGGAAGTAACCACACCAAATTCGATAAAACACGAACGATTTTTGGCTTGCATTAGCAGCAACGAAAAAACAGCTAAAACGGTCATCCGTAAAACGGCACGTTTAGCGAATTACTACCATAGCAAATGGTACGTGCTGTATGTTCAAACTCCAAAAGAAAGCGCCGATAAAATTGCATTAGACAAACAAAGACATCTCATTAATAATTTTAAATTGGCAACTGAATTGGGTGCTGAAATTATAAAGATTGAAAGTTCTTCTGTATCAAAAGCCATCATTGACCAAGCAAGTGATAGAAAGATAACGACCATTTGTGTTGGTAAACCTCACTTAAATTTGCTAAAGATAATTCTATCGACTAATATTTTCAACGAACTTTTGAAAAAGCTATCTGCAAATAATATTGACCTTGTAATTTTATCGTAA
- a CDS encoding porin encodes MKKLLVSAFALSLLNVNAQDSTKTNPFTLSGYVEAYYSYDLGNPTNHERPSFFYSFNRHNEANLNMGFLKANYTTGKVRGNFALMAGTYPQYNLAGEQGLLKNIFEANAGVKISNKHNVWIDAGIMPSHIGFESAIGKDCWNLTRSILADNSPYYESGVKLGYTSKNEKLYLAAMYLNGWQRIQRIPGNQTPAFGTQLTYKPSSKVTFNWSTFGGNELQDSLKAWRYFNNFYGQFQLTEKFGVIAGFDIGMQQMKKDTSAYNTWYSPVLIVQFKPTNKFRIAARGEYYSDENGVIIATGTTHGFQTIGYSLNFDYLPMENVMFRIEGRALNSKDKIFVMDNKASNMNYFVTTSLAISF; translated from the coding sequence ATGAAAAAATTACTAGTAAGCGCATTTGCATTAAGTTTATTAAATGTGAATGCACAAGACTCCACAAAAACCAATCCATTTACCTTATCAGGTTATGTAGAAGCCTATTATAGTTACGACCTGGGCAACCCCACAAATCATGAAAGACCTTCCTTCTTTTATTCCTTTAACAGGCATAACGAAGCAAATCTGAACATGGGCTTTCTGAAAGCAAATTATACAACAGGTAAAGTAAGAGGAAATTTCGCGCTCATGGCCGGAACCTACCCACAATACAATTTAGCCGGAGAACAAGGCTTGTTGAAAAATATTTTTGAGGCCAATGCCGGTGTAAAAATTTCAAACAAACATAATGTTTGGATAGATGCCGGCATCATGCCCTCGCACATTGGTTTTGAAAGCGCCATTGGGAAAGACTGTTGGAACTTAACAAGAAGTATTCTTGCTGACAACTCACCTTATTATGAGTCTGGTGTAAAATTAGGTTACACTTCCAAAAATGAAAAACTCTATTTAGCAGCCATGTATTTGAACGGATGGCAACGCATCCAACGGATTCCCGGTAATCAAACACCTGCGTTTGGGACACAATTAACGTACAAACCCAGTTCAAAAGTAACGTTCAACTGGAGTACTTTTGGAGGAAACGAATTACAGGATAGCTTAAAAGCCTGGAGATACTTTAATAACTTTTACGGACAGTTTCAACTCACTGAAAAGTTTGGAGTTATTGCAGGTTTTGATATTGGCATGCAACAAATGAAAAAAGACACAAGCGCCTATAATACCTGGTATTCGCCCGTTTTAATTGTACAGTTTAAACCAACAAACAAGTTCCGTATCGCTGCCAGAGGTGAATATTATTCCGACGAAAATGGAGTCATCATAGCAACAGGTACAACTCATGGTTTCCAAACAATAGGCTACTCTCTTAACTTTGATTATTTGCCAATGGAGAATGTGATGTTCAGAATTGAAGGAAGAGCTTTAAATAGTAAAGACAAGATTTTCGTCATGGACAATAAAGCAAGTAATATGAATTATTTTGTAACAACATCCCTGGCGATTTCATTTTAG
- a CDS encoding K(+)-transporting ATPase subunit C: protein MKTNLFPAIKLTIVCLIFFMGIYTLAILGIAQFAPNSGKGEIISQNSKTYYTNIGQSFTVDKYFNSRPSAVGYNAAGSGGSNKGPSNPDYLAEVQARIDTFLVHNPEVNKSEIPSDLVTASGSGLDPNISAQAAMVQVKRIAKTRNMKEESVTQLIEQHTEQPLFGLFGTEKINVLKLNLALDNLK from the coding sequence ATGAAAACAAATTTATTTCCGGCAATCAAGCTGACCATCGTTTGTCTTATATTCTTTATGGGAATTTATACCCTTGCTATTCTGGGCATAGCTCAATTTGCACCAAATAGTGGAAAAGGTGAAATAATTAGCCAAAATAGTAAGACGTATTATACCAATATTGGACAATCATTTACAGTTGACAAATACTTCAATTCACGTCCTTCTGCTGTTGGTTACAATGCCGCAGGTTCCGGTGGCAGTAACAAAGGGCCAAGCAATCCCGATTACTTAGCTGAAGTGCAAGCTAGGATTGATACTTTTTTAGTTCACAACCCGGAGGTAAATAAATCGGAAATCCCTTCCGATCTGGTTACAGCAAGTGGCAGCGGACTGGATCCCAACATTTCTGCACAAGCCGCTATGGTGCAGGTAAAACGAATTGCAAAAACCCGAAACATGAAAGAAGAGTCCGTTACACAACTGATTGAACAACACACCGAACAGCCATTGTTTGGGTTATTTGGTACAGAGAAAATAAATGTCTTGAAACTGAACCTGGCATTGGATAATTTAAAATAA